The window ataaaaagggttatcatttataccctaaAATAATACCCTAAGATAATAGATGCACATGTTTATCCAAAAGGAtttttttacagcgccatctatatattattTTGAGAACGTAGATAGTCCCCTATTGAAACATATTGAGGGATTATATAGGCCCTGTTCCTCGAAAAAATATAGGTGGCGTTGTACAATattgccttcgtttaatcttctaatttcatggataacagacatgttatgcatcttttatttttgattttgggtataaatgatggtccttgttataattattagtaGGCATAAAACGTATTCTACCCGTTATTAGCAATATAGGTTAcaacataattaataaataatctgatccaaatatcaggcaacaattattttatatatgcttctgccattacattatatctttgaataattgtgtacctgagtaatgagaaaaaagGTGATTATCATGTTAAAAGTACACAGcaccatttatatttttttcgaaacgtggcctggaaagtccctcattctttaaaataattttgaaggAATTTTTCTGCTTGAGAAATTTGACTTAAAATTGGGGGATTTTGATAAATTGGCATTGGCATCCCTGTTCCAAAGTCAAACCGTACGACTGACAGTCAGGCGTATGTTGGCTGACGTGTCATTGTAGGAGATGTATACTTCATGACAAGGAAAATTACGTGAATTAACCGTTACTTTAATTGGCTTCTTATTTTTATGTGTCAATGGCCAACTGCGAATGTACGTCACTCTGGTTAGCCTacaaatggttttatttttttccctagTGGTGTATTTAGTCTTACTGGCATGCGGCAGCAgaccattatctacctaaaagtAATTGCACATCATTAGTTTCAAAAACTGATCTTTATCTTTAATTTTAACGGTTAACGGAAGGGTTAACCTTTCAGCTGTTGGGTAAGTTAATAACTTGACAGGCGGGCTAGCTAGCTTGATGAACATAACAACGGGGATCGATCGATCGTCAGTCTcgatcattcattcattcgttctTGTTTCATTCAACGATATGATTGACTTCTTTTTCATATTCTTTTCTTTCAATGGTATtgtttcatgaaaattttatggGAATTTGTGGAAAATTCGTTTAAAAATTTATTGCTGAAAGTAATAAGGAGAGGTACACCAATGGTCTAGTAATATTAGTCAAACGGCAAGCAATAATTGAGCAATACTCTGTAAAATGGCTGGCGTAAATGAAGATCAGTCCATCAATGATTCTGCGGAGGATAGATTGGTGCCTACTGAAAATAATGTTGCTGAAGAAAGTGAAACCACAGGGGAGGAAGTCGATGTAAGTATACCGACTTTATTTCCCTGGTGTAGTGGAATATTCTTTGATAAAAAAACACGATTTGCAAGGTTTTGAAAACCAATGGATGTACTTCAAACTTATCGTAGGTTATCATTTTTGTATATAGCCTGTCTTTATTATATTCAGTGTAGCCTTTTTGATTATTACGGTTTTCTTATCACAATGCAGTCATTTACATTTTCTTGATCTTGACCCAGTTTTTAGGTCAATGTTAGGTTAAGAAAAACTTAAGGACATATTTTTTACAGATCAATGCACAGATTGATGAACAACGTCGAAGAATGCAGCCGACTAAATTGGAGTCTTTCTTTGCAATCACCAAGTCTCTTATTATTAGAGCATTAGTAGTGTACTTCATTACATCTATGTTCCGTCAACCTGCTGCACCAAAAACAGATGTTAACAATGTGACTGGAGTGACCCGTGTCCCTGCTATTAACATGTTCAAAAATGGATCTGTACTAGATATTTATGCATATGTATCAGAAAAGGAGTTTTTTGGAGACTTTGATAACAGTAGTCTGATTTGGAAACATGCGGGAATCGTCTATGGAGATTGGTATGGTGGGCCAAACAATGATGGCACATTCAATCACTTTACTAAAATAACACCTTCAGAGTCTCTAAAAAATAATGGCTCTATATATCTTCATGTATTTGTTGTTCCAACTGGGAAATCTCCAGATcctaaagataaagataattatgCTGGGCATTTTGTTACTTATGGAAAGAAAACTttgaataaatacaaaaaactgCGTTATCAGAAAACTCATAACCTCTTAACTGGTCAAACTGAAAAATCTGCAGAAGAAGTAAAGAAAGCAGAGACAATGAAGGAAGAAATAGTGTCTCACTGGCATCCCAATCTGACCATCAATTTAGTGACTGATCAGACTAACTGGATGCAGGGGAGCGTTCCTCCACCTCTTGATGAGTTCATATACTTCTGGCCAGATGGAAAGCAGTACAAACCAGCTGTGTTTCTGAATGATTATTGGAACATGATGCGTGACTATGTCCCTATAAATCAAACTACAACAACTCTTGATCTGTTGCTGACTTTCCAGCCTCTTAGTTTATTCAAGTGGCAGCTGTACACAGCCCAAGTGATGAGAGATAAATTGAGCATGTTCTCTGCTTTAGGTGCAGAAGAGCAAGATGAGGAACAAGATACGGTTAAAGAATTGCTCCTAGACACTTCACCATACCTTTTAGGTCTCACTATTTCAGTATCTGTGCTGCATTCCATATTTGAGCTACTAGCTTTCAAGAATGACATTCAGTTCTGGAACAATAGACAGTCTCTTGAAGGCCTGTCTGTAAGATCTGTATTTTTCAATGTCTTTCAATCCACTGTTGTTCTTCTGTATGTTTTAGACAATGAAACCAATGTTATGGTTAGAATTTCCTGTTTCATAGGACTAATGATTGAAATATGGAAAATTAACAAAGTAATGGATGTAAAATTGAACAGGGAGGACCGTATCTTAGGTATTCCCAAGATCACTTTCACTGATAAAGGTTCTTATGTCAAATCTAGTACAAGGGAATATGACACTTTAGCTTTCCGTTATTTAAGCTGGGCGTGCTTCCCTCTTCTAGTTGGATATGGAATTTACTCCCTGCTGTATCAGGAACACAAAGGATGGTACTCATTCATCCTGAACATGATGTATGGTTACCTCTTGACATTTGGATTTATCATGATGACTCCACAGTTGTTCATAAACTACAAACTGAAGTCTGTGGCCCACCTTCCATGGCGTATGATGACTTACAAGTTCTTAAACACATTTATTGATGATATATTTGCATTTGTAATCAAAATGCCAACAATGTATCGCCTTGGATGTTTTAGAGATGGTTAGTATTTGATAACTATATTGTGTACATTTCTCTTCGGTTGTACAGTGTagtaagatatttttatttacttaacacTTTTGTTGCAGATATTGTATTCTTTATATTCTTATATCAGCGTTGGATCTACAAGGTTGATCACAAGCGGGTTAATGAATTTGGTTTCTCGGGTGAGATGGAAGAACAACAAAAGCAGGCCAAGAACGGTCAGACTCCGGCCATCACCGAGGGTGAACAAGATACGGCTGACAAGAAGAATGATTAGATGATTGTCTAGCCCTTTACATGTTAATGCTGTTCATACTCATATGCTGTGAATGGCATGAACTGTctagtgttttaattaattttgagtagttaaataatattaactagTTGTGCAGTATTTTGTCAATGTCAACCTCAGGTATATTGTAAAATGcgaaatgtatatttatgtgttttttgtaaATTAGTATTCAGCCAAATGTTATCACAAACAtgcttataattatgtaaagttCGTGAAAGTATTATGACAAAGTGTGTTGAATTTACTAAAGTAAATTGACACGCATCACTGTTGAttaa is drawn from Pectinophora gossypiella chromosome 7, ilPecGoss1.1, whole genome shotgun sequence and contains these coding sequences:
- the LOC126368130 gene encoding cleft lip and palate transmembrane protein 1 homolog, with the translated sequence MAGVNEDQSINDSAEDRLVPTENNVAEESETTGEEVDINAQIDEQRRRMQPTKLESFFAITKSLIIRALVVYFITSMFRQPAAPKTDVNNVTGVTRVPAINMFKNGSVLDIYAYVSEKEFFGDFDNSSLIWKHAGIVYGDWYGGPNNDGTFNHFTKITPSESLKNNGSIYLHVFVVPTGKSPDPKDKDNYAGHFVTYGKKTLNKYKKLRYQKTHNLLTGQTEKSAEEVKKAETMKEEIVSHWHPNLTINLVTDQTNWMQGSVPPPLDEFIYFWPDGKQYKPAVFLNDYWNMMRDYVPINQTTTTLDLLLTFQPLSLFKWQLYTAQVMRDKLSMFSALGAEEQDEEQDTVKELLLDTSPYLLGLTISVSVLHSIFELLAFKNDIQFWNNRQSLEGLSVRSVFFNVFQSTVVLLYVLDNETNVMVRISCFIGLMIEIWKINKVMDVKLNREDRILGIPKITFTDKGSYVKSSTREYDTLAFRYLSWACFPLLVGYGIYSLLYQEHKGWYSFILNMMYGYLLTFGFIMMTPQLFINYKLKSVAHLPWRMMTYKFLNTFIDDIFAFVIKMPTMYRLGCFRDDIVFFIFLYQRWIYKVDHKRVNEFGFSGEMEEQQKQAKNGQTPAITEGEQDTADKKND